One window of the Archangium primigenium genome contains the following:
- a CDS encoding FAD-binding protein: MSSSFLPRRTVLQGALVAAVTAFNPVSRSWASEVQSGSIPLPTLDGQLLLDDATRTQAADDYGHIISRKPWAVLVPGSVQDIVKMVRFARANCLRIAGARGVGDDDESHSTLGQAQVAAGIVIDMSGLSRIRSIGATSAWVDAGVRWIQLLTATVPQGKSPPTLTDYLELSIGGTLSVGGIGGQAFRSGLQVDNVLELEVVTGRGELVCCSPLLNPTLFNAVRGGLGQFGIIVGARVRLVSVPPQARTFTATYTSLPAFLADQKKLDDDGRFDYVEGSVVTAADGTRTFQLEAVKYFAPASPPNNAALLAGLAFVPGSAQTADSSYLDFVNRLAPLVAFLKAQGLWGLPHPWINMFVPQACAAEFVRFVLDNTPPAEIGQDPVLLYAFRPPKITAPFVRVPEGAHAFLFALLRTANPGTPQNVAALMAKNQLFLDRLNQLGGKAYPVSQGPRTPAEWREHFGVRWLEFASLKRVFDPDNVLTPGQGIFP, encoded by the coding sequence ATGTCGTCCTCGTTCCTCCCGCGCCGCACGGTGCTGCAGGGAGCCCTGGTGGCGGCGGTCACGGCGTTCAACCCCGTGTCGCGCAGCTGGGCTTCCGAAGTGCAGTCTGGCTCCATTCCTCTTCCCACGTTGGACGGCCAGCTGCTGCTGGACGACGCGACGCGGACACAGGCCGCCGACGACTACGGCCACATCATCAGCCGCAAGCCCTGGGCGGTGCTCGTGCCGGGCTCGGTGCAGGACATCGTGAAGATGGTGCGCTTCGCGCGCGCCAACTGCCTGCGCATCGCCGGCGCGCGGGGCGTGGGCGATGACGACGAGAGCCACTCCACCCTGGGCCAGGCGCAGGTGGCCGCCGGCATCGTCATCGACATGTCCGGCCTGTCGCGCATCCGCTCCATCGGCGCGACGAGCGCCTGGGTGGACGCGGGCGTGCGGTGGATCCAACTGCTCACCGCCACGGTGCCCCAGGGCAAGAGCCCGCCCACGCTCACGGACTACCTGGAGCTGAGCATCGGCGGCACCCTGTCCGTGGGCGGCATCGGCGGCCAGGCGTTCCGCTCGGGGCTCCAGGTGGACAACGTGCTGGAACTGGAGGTGGTCACCGGCCGGGGCGAGCTCGTGTGCTGCTCGCCGCTGCTCAACCCCACGCTCTTCAACGCGGTGCGCGGCGGCCTGGGCCAGTTCGGCATCATCGTGGGCGCGCGCGTGCGCCTGGTGTCCGTGCCTCCCCAGGCCCGGACGTTCACGGCCACGTACACGAGCCTGCCCGCCTTCCTCGCGGACCAGAAGAAGCTCGATGACGACGGCCGCTTCGACTACGTCGAGGGCTCGGTGGTGACGGCGGCCGACGGCACCCGGACCTTCCAGCTCGAGGCGGTGAAGTACTTCGCCCCGGCCTCGCCGCCCAACAACGCGGCGCTGCTCGCGGGCCTGGCCTTCGTGCCGGGCTCGGCCCAGACGGCGGACTCGAGCTACCTCGACTTCGTCAACCGGCTGGCGCCCCTGGTGGCTTTCCTCAAGGCCCAGGGGCTCTGGGGCCTGCCGCACCCGTGGATCAACATGTTCGTGCCCCAGGCGTGCGCCGCCGAGTTCGTGCGCTTCGTGCTCGACAACACGCCCCCGGCGGAGATCGGCCAGGATCCCGTGCTGCTCTACGCCTTCCGGCCACCCAAGATCACCGCGCCCTTCGTGCGCGTGCCCGAGGGCGCCCACGCCTTCCTCTTCGCGCTCTTGCGCACGGCCAACCCCGGCACGCCCCAGAACGTGGCGGCGCTGATGGCCAAGAACCAGCTCTTCCTGGACCGGCTCAATCAACTGGGCGGCAAGGCCTACCCCGTGAGCCAGGGGCCCCGCACGCCCGCCGAGTGGCGTGAGCACTTCGGGGTGCGCTGGCTCGAGTTCGCCAGCCTCAAGCGCGTGTTCGACCCGGACAACGTCCTCACCCCGGGCCAGGGCATCTTCCCGTGA
- a CDS encoding NAD(P)/FAD-dependent oxidoreductase — protein sequence MASSSPDSVSAAPPSVAVIGAGLAGLTLATRLTEAGLAVTVFDKGRAPAGRMSTRRGEAGGYDHGAQYFTARDPDFQRQVDAWVARGLAAEWTGRFGTLEHGVLTPKADNPVRYVGVPGMNALARDLATPLDVRTGVRVERVQREQGAWRLTSEKGEDLGRFARVAVAVPAPQAVPLLAEAPALAARVAGVGMEPCWAVMARFAEPLPLAVDGAFVHGAPLSWAARDSAKPGRAPGERWVLHATPEFSRAHLEETPETVAPLLVEAWRQAAGVKVAPVEAVAHRWRHAQAESALSEGALFDAGLGLGVCGDWCAGSRVEGAWRSGVALARRLLERT from the coding sequence ATGGCCTCCTCCTCTCCGGACTCCGTCTCCGCTGCTCCTCCTTCCGTGGCCGTTATCGGCGCGGGCCTGGCCGGGCTCACGCTCGCCACCCGGCTCACCGAGGCGGGCCTCGCCGTGACCGTCTTCGACAAGGGCCGGGCGCCCGCGGGCCGCATGTCCACGCGCCGGGGCGAGGCGGGCGGCTACGATCACGGGGCCCAGTACTTCACCGCGCGGGACCCGGACTTCCAGCGGCAGGTGGACGCCTGGGTGGCCCGGGGGCTCGCCGCCGAGTGGACCGGGCGCTTCGGCACCCTGGAGCACGGCGTGCTCACCCCCAAGGCGGACAACCCCGTGCGGTACGTGGGCGTGCCCGGAATGAACGCCCTGGCCCGAGACCTCGCCACGCCCCTGGACGTGCGCACGGGCGTGCGGGTGGAGCGGGTCCAGCGGGAGCAGGGCGCCTGGCGGCTCACGTCCGAGAAGGGCGAGGACCTGGGCCGCTTCGCCCGCGTGGCGGTGGCGGTGCCCGCGCCCCAGGCGGTGCCCCTGCTGGCCGAGGCCCCCGCCCTGGCGGCGCGCGTGGCCGGGGTGGGGATGGAGCCCTGCTGGGCGGTGATGGCCCGCTTCGCCGAGCCGTTGCCGCTGGCCGTGGATGGGGCCTTCGTGCATGGCGCGCCCCTGTCCTGGGCCGCGCGGGACAGCGCCAAGCCGGGCCGGGCGCCCGGGGAGCGCTGGGTGCTGCACGCGACGCCGGAGTTCTCCCGCGCGCACCTGGAGGAGACGCCGGAGACCGTGGCCCCGCTGCTCGTCGAGGCATGGCGCCAGGCGGCGGGGGTGAAGGTCGCGCCGGTGGAGGCCGTGGCGCACCGTTGGCGTCATGCCCAGGCGGAGTCCGCGCTCTCCGAGGGCGCCTTGTTCGACGCGGGCCTCGGGCTCGGCGTGTGTGGCGATTGGTGCGCGGGCTCGCGCGTGGAAGGCGCGTGGCGCAGTGGCGTGGCGCTCGCGCGCAGGCTGCTCGAACGGACCTAG
- a CDS encoding RluA family pseudouridine synthase gives MVATGAREHLAPPESRGERLDQVLARLFPEFTRSRLQGLIEAGHVRVDGKPAKVAARLKGGERLSLEVPPPTPAVPVAEELPIAVLHEDKDLVVVDKAAGMVVHPGAGHASGTLVNALLHRVKDLAGVGGELRPGIVHRLDKDTTGCLVVAKHETALVALQKAFKTRTVEKTYLALVHGVPKAAQARIETLYGRHPVNRQRFTGKVKEGKPALTDYRVLESFDGAALVEVDLLTGRTHQIRVHLSEAGHPLLGDTLYGAGRKPKGQGAEAQAIVGRQALHAWKLAFPHPRTGKVLRLEAPLPPDFTAALKVLRGR, from the coding sequence TTGGTAGCGACCGGCGCGCGCGAGCACCTGGCCCCTCCCGAGTCCCGGGGTGAGCGGCTGGATCAGGTCCTCGCGCGCCTGTTCCCGGAGTTCACGCGCTCGCGGCTGCAAGGCCTCATCGAGGCGGGGCACGTCCGGGTGGACGGCAAGCCCGCCAAGGTGGCGGCGCGGCTCAAGGGCGGCGAGCGGCTGAGCCTCGAGGTCCCCCCGCCCACGCCGGCGGTGCCGGTGGCCGAGGAACTGCCGATCGCGGTCCTCCACGAGGACAAGGATCTGGTGGTGGTGGACAAGGCGGCGGGCATGGTGGTGCACCCAGGCGCGGGTCATGCGTCGGGCACCCTCGTCAACGCGCTGCTGCACCGGGTGAAGGACCTGGCGGGCGTGGGGGGCGAGCTGCGCCCCGGCATCGTGCACCGCCTGGACAAGGACACCACGGGCTGCCTGGTGGTGGCCAAGCACGAGACGGCCCTGGTGGCCCTGCAGAAGGCCTTCAAGACGCGCACGGTGGAGAAGACGTACCTGGCGCTCGTGCACGGGGTGCCCAAGGCGGCCCAGGCGCGCATCGAGACGCTCTACGGCCGCCATCCCGTCAACCGCCAGCGCTTCACCGGCAAGGTGAAGGAGGGCAAGCCCGCGCTCACGGACTACCGGGTGCTGGAGTCCTTCGATGGCGCCGCGCTGGTGGAGGTGGACCTGCTCACGGGCCGCACGCACCAGATTCGCGTGCACCTGTCCGAGGCGGGCCACCCGCTGCTGGGCGACACCCTCTATGGCGCGGGCCGCAAGCCCAAGGGCCAGGGCGCCGAGGCGCAGGCCATCGTCGGCCGTCAGGCCCTGCACGCCTGGAAGCTCGCCTTTCCCCATCCCCGCACGGGCAAGGTGCTGCGCCTGGAGGCCCCGCTGCCCCCGGACTTCACCGCCGCGCTGAAGGTGCTGCGCGGCCGGTAG
- a CDS encoding helix-turn-helix domain-containing protein → MSPFEQQSYYDLLEVPLSATPAQIEDAYARALETYSPDSVAIYTLVDPGQIDALRDRLTLARNVLCALEQRLDYDRTLGVTRSPEELAVLRAESLRRAAGGDLPEPETVPEAVAAPTPAPVEAVVEIQLQDVLEEVAVEVKPEPAAPPVMPAVQPATPLPNKPLVHARPSAPVGRHGGGSVVPPPLPTRKWAARPAAPGPSEGDRPRLRPSSGPQLGDAPVLAQASAIATAESALAQVAMKVRDSRTRLKTIVDVPADAEFNGELLRKVREGRSVSLQLLAERTRISVKHVENIEADRYDVLPASVYLRGILMSIARELGLDPQRVSRSYMELVSSTDKKRR, encoded by the coding sequence ATGAGCCCCTTCGAGCAGCAGTCGTATTACGACCTCCTGGAGGTCCCCCTCTCCGCCACCCCGGCGCAGATCGAGGACGCCTACGCGCGCGCGCTGGAGACGTACTCGCCCGACTCCGTCGCCATCTACACGCTGGTGGACCCCGGTCAGATCGATGCCCTGCGCGATCGCCTGACCCTGGCCAGGAACGTGCTCTGCGCGCTGGAGCAGCGCCTCGACTACGACCGGACGCTGGGCGTGACGCGCTCGCCCGAGGAACTGGCGGTGCTGCGGGCCGAGTCCCTGCGCCGCGCGGCGGGGGGCGATCTGCCCGAGCCCGAGACCGTGCCCGAGGCCGTCGCGGCGCCGACCCCCGCGCCGGTCGAGGCCGTCGTCGAGATCCAACTCCAGGACGTGCTGGAGGAGGTGGCGGTCGAGGTGAAGCCGGAGCCCGCCGCGCCGCCGGTCATGCCCGCCGTGCAGCCCGCCACGCCGCTCCCGAACAAGCCCCTGGTCCATGCCCGGCCGTCCGCGCCGGTGGGGCGTCACGGCGGAGGGAGCGTCGTGCCGCCGCCCCTGCCCACGCGCAAGTGGGCCGCCCGGCCCGCCGCCCCGGGACCTTCCGAAGGGGATCGGCCGCGGCTCCGGCCGTCCTCGGGGCCCCAACTGGGGGACGCGCCCGTGCTGGCGCAGGCCTCCGCCATCGCCACCGCGGAGTCGGCGCTCGCCCAGGTGGCGATGAAGGTGCGCGACTCGCGCACCCGCCTCAAGACGATCGTGGATGTGCCGGCCGACGCGGAGTTCAATGGCGAGCTGCTGCGCAAGGTGCGTGAGGGTCGCAGCGTGTCCCTGCAACTGCTCGCCGAACGCACCCGCATCTCGGTGAAGCACGTGGAGAACATCGAGGCGGACCGCTACGACGTCCTGCCGGCCAGCGTGTACCTGCGCGGCATCCTCATGAGCATCGCGCGCGAGCTCGGGCTGGACCCCCAGCGTGTCTCCCGAAGCTACATGGAGCTGGTGTCCTCCACGGACAAGAAGCGGCGCTGA
- a CDS encoding P-loop NTPase, giving the protein MSSSRSATAPSLPPSASEGPSGSARTRPHRIIAVGGGKGGIGKSLVSSNLGVALAARGQRVLLVDADLGGANLHTCLGVPQPTATLSDFLLKPKARLEDVILPTGVPNLSLIAGALDVLDAANIKYAHKQRLLRSLQGHAVDYLILDLGAGSSFNTLDFFIIADHGVLVLLPEPTSVENAYRFVKAAFYRRLQQVESEYGIERLVERALSTREGAHKTPLEIVQHVRQQSPTLAARLEKELTEFRVKVVLNQARSDADLKVGAAVVSAWKKFFGLDMDDLGAIRYDDDAWRAVRKRRPIVLDKPESPAAQGVQAIAERLLSLDGVTR; this is encoded by the coding sequence TTGAGCTCCTCTCGTTCCGCCACCGCGCCGTCCCTCCCTCCCTCCGCGTCCGAGGGGCCCTCGGGCAGTGCCCGCACGCGCCCGCACCGCATCATCGCGGTGGGCGGGGGCAAGGGTGGCATTGGCAAGTCGCTCGTGTCCTCCAACCTGGGCGTGGCCCTGGCGGCGCGCGGCCAGCGGGTGCTGCTGGTGGACGCGGACCTGGGCGGCGCCAATCTCCACACGTGCCTGGGCGTGCCCCAGCCCACCGCGACGCTGTCCGACTTCCTGCTCAAACCCAAGGCGCGGCTCGAGGACGTCATCCTCCCCACCGGCGTGCCCAACCTGTCGCTCATCGCCGGGGCGCTGGACGTGCTCGACGCGGCCAACATCAAATACGCCCACAAGCAGCGGCTGTTGCGCAGCCTCCAGGGCCACGCGGTGGACTACCTCATCCTCGACCTGGGCGCGGGCTCCAGCTTCAACACGCTCGACTTCTTCATCATCGCGGACCATGGCGTGCTGGTGCTCCTGCCCGAGCCCACCTCCGTGGAGAACGCCTACCGCTTCGTCAAGGCCGCCTTCTACCGGCGCCTGCAGCAGGTGGAGTCCGAGTACGGCATCGAGCGGCTGGTGGAGCGCGCCCTGTCCACGCGCGAGGGCGCCCACAAGACGCCGCTGGAGATCGTCCAGCACGTGCGCCAGCAGAGCCCCACGCTCGCCGCCCGTCTGGAGAAGGAATTGACGGAGTTCCGGGTGAAGGTGGTGCTCAACCAGGCCCGCTCGGACGCGGACCTGAAGGTGGGCGCCGCCGTGGTGTCCGCGTGGAAGAAGTTCTTCGGTCTGGACATGGATGACCTGGGTGCCATCCGTTATGACGACGACGCGTGGCGCGCGGTGCGCAAGCGCCGTCCCATCGTGCTCGACAAGCCCGAGTCTCCCGCGGCCCAGGGAGTCCAGGCCATCGCCGAGCGCTTGTTGTCCCTCGATGGTGTGACGCGATGA
- a CDS encoding HNH endonuclease → MLNSAVLVLNRNYQPVHVTSVKRAVLLLYLGVAKAIDSQYRLYEFEDWAALSASTAHDSIHTINRSIRVPRVVVLSAYEYLPRGRVRFSRLNIYARDHDTCQYCARQLPRSELNLDHVMPRSQGGKTSWENVVCSCVPCNLRKGGRTPEQAGIKLLRTPVRPRWTPFFRGASRRVTYREWLPFLNLADASYWNVELLDD, encoded by the coding sequence ATGCTGAACAGTGCCGTTCTCGTGTTGAACCGTAACTACCAGCCCGTTCACGTCACCTCGGTGAAGCGGGCCGTGCTGCTGCTGTATCTCGGAGTGGCCAAGGCCATCGACTCGCAGTACCGGTTGTACGAGTTCGAGGACTGGGCGGCGCTGAGTGCATCCACCGCGCACGATTCCATCCACACCATCAATCGCAGCATCCGCGTGCCCCGGGTGGTGGTGCTCTCGGCCTACGAGTACCTGCCCCGCGGTCGGGTGCGCTTCTCGCGGCTCAACATCTACGCGCGCGACCATGACACGTGCCAGTACTGCGCGCGCCAGCTGCCGCGCTCGGAGCTGAACCTGGACCACGTGATGCCGCGCTCCCAGGGCGGCAAGACGAGCTGGGAGAACGTGGTCTGCTCGTGCGTGCCGTGCAACCTGCGCAAGGGGGGCCGCACTCCCGAGCAGGCGGGCATCAAGCTGTTGCGCACGCCGGTGCGCCCGCGCTGGACGCCCTTTTTTCGCGGAGCGTCACGCCGCGTCACCTACCGGGAGTGGTTGCCTTTCCTCAACCTGGCGGATGCCTCGTACTGGAACGTGGAGCTGCTGGATGACTGA
- the selA gene encoding L-seryl-tRNA(Sec) selenium transferase has protein sequence MGAPSTSDGGKNARLRALPSIEQLLNRPSLHARLASLPRARAVAALRLAVATARERLLAGAERAFEDADVDEALRELATPNLRPVLNATGVVLHTNLGRAPLAPEAVARVASVARGFSNLEYDLDEGERGSRYAPVVELLRALTGAEDALVVNNCAGAVLLGLAALAAGREALVSRGELVEIGGGFRVPDVMRQSGARLVEVGTTNRTRRADYAQALTPDTGVLMKVHRSNFALVGFTEEVEVEALAALGRERGVPVMVDLGSGALLPLEGEGLTPEPTVPATVAAGADVVLFSGDKLLGGPQAGVIVGRSALLARIRAHPLTRALRVDKLTVAALEATLELYRDGCADAIPTRRMLSWPGAVLEARAQRLLTLLSRKDIHARVSPVSGQVGGGAMPLARLPSFACVLNFEEPAVFLECLRRAPVPVIGRISDGEVVLDVRCLAEEDLEPVADAVARASQGRQPC, from the coding sequence ATGGGTGCCCCCTCGACCAGCGACGGAGGGAAGAACGCGCGGCTGCGCGCGCTGCCCTCCATCGAGCAGCTGTTGAATCGTCCCTCCCTGCACGCGCGTCTGGCCTCGCTGCCGCGCGCCCGGGCGGTGGCGGCGCTGCGGCTGGCGGTGGCCACCGCGCGCGAGCGGCTGCTCGCCGGGGCGGAGCGCGCCTTCGAGGACGCGGACGTGGACGAGGCGCTGCGGGAGCTCGCCACGCCGAACCTGCGGCCCGTGCTCAACGCCACCGGGGTGGTGCTGCACACGAACCTGGGCCGCGCGCCCCTGGCCCCCGAGGCCGTGGCGCGCGTGGCGAGCGTGGCGCGGGGCTTCAGCAACCTGGAGTACGACCTGGACGAGGGCGAGCGGGGCAGCCGCTACGCGCCCGTGGTGGAGCTGCTGCGCGCGCTCACCGGCGCGGAGGACGCCCTGGTGGTGAACAACTGCGCGGGCGCGGTGCTGCTGGGGCTCGCGGCGCTGGCGGCGGGCCGCGAGGCGCTCGTCTCGCGCGGCGAGCTGGTGGAGATTGGCGGCGGCTTCCGGGTGCCGGACGTGATGCGGCAGTCCGGGGCGCGGCTGGTGGAGGTGGGCACCACCAACCGCACCCGGCGCGCGGACTACGCCCAGGCGCTCACGCCGGACACGGGCGTGCTGATGAAGGTGCACCGCTCCAACTTCGCCCTGGTGGGCTTCACCGAGGAGGTGGAGGTGGAGGCCCTGGCGGCGCTCGGCCGCGAGCGGGGCGTGCCGGTGATGGTGGACCTGGGCTCGGGCGCGCTGCTGCCGCTGGAAGGGGAGGGGCTCACCCCCGAGCCCACCGTGCCGGCCACCGTGGCCGCGGGCGCGGACGTGGTGCTCTTCTCCGGGGACAAGCTGCTCGGCGGGCCCCAGGCGGGCGTCATCGTCGGCCGCTCGGCGCTGCTGGCCCGCATCCGCGCGCATCCGCTCACGCGCGCCCTGCGTGTCGACAAACTGACGGTGGCCGCCCTGGAGGCCACGCTCGAGCTGTACCGGGACGGGTGCGCGGACGCCATCCCCACCCGGCGCATGCTCTCCTGGCCGGGCGCGGTGCTCGAGGCCCGTGCCCAGCGATTGCTCACCCTGTTGAGTCGCAAAGACATACACGCCCGGGTGTCTCCCGTTTCCGGACAGGTAGGGGGAGGAGCGATGCCATTGGCGCGCTTGCCGTCCTTCGCGTGCGTCCTCAACTTCGAGGAGCCCGCTGTTTTTCTGGAATGTCTTCGCCGGGCACCGGTTCCGGTGATCGGGCGGATCTCGGACGGAGAGGTGGTGCTCGACGTTCGTTGTCTGGCGGAGGAGGACCTCGAGCCGGTCGCCGATGCCGTCGCCAGGGCTTCGCAGGGAAGGCAACCATGCTGA
- a CDS encoding transglycosylase SLT domain-containing protein, with the protein MKALFPLLVAAAAATSLAFTQAPATPPASASEGPSAPPRALTGTAPPEAQLSPPPDADKVVIPPGYVEVFNPAFPGEPPPAPPLAPVASPGRAYGLDELAPYFASGPLQQAKEAFDKGFYSRARELLAPSGDAPPVRYLRALSAVRGGDSARAAEEMRALAQDYPALRDRCLTHAGVALESLGRHAEAAQVLAEVPDTSRLYADARLALGRVLRKAKDTEGALAALAPLAGRTSPSWGRNVAAEALLASADLAAEKKDKTRERDFLWRLWAAHPLTPLARQAEARLKGQQPPLDMKVVRAEQLIELHRNRQGIELLEPLLPALKMPDALACRAHFAYGKAQRKERQHTRAIAALTPVANTCQDRDLLPRVLYVLGSSRSIVDQVKGPETYERLARDFPEHSFADDALFFAADLYVKTGRLEQASERLRTLAQLYPQGDYLGEALFKDYWISRTLKAADGGLPTLERIEQRFAEADDTNDVERARYWRARTLQEQGKKEQAAMLFESLALEFPATYYGLISRSRLEEMDPVRLRLLVPQLDFTKQERRAPWPLHAGTMEKDPHFTAAVELFRLGFPEAVPSELLAVNRVGLPSENLRLLVHLLALSGDERGAHGVARIALRRELSGPITPQTRPLWEVAYPNAFRELIEKHTKAAGVEPDLLQALMREESALDPKALSWAGALGLTQLMPTTAQAVARQLKLRVPTPQALLEPDLNIRIGAAYLGSLLKRFPGQTAYAVGSYNAGPLAIDRWRADRPGMPLDAWVEEVPIAETRGYIKRVLRSYNTYQLLYAQPPQAPAIEAASR; encoded by the coding sequence ATGAAAGCCTTGTTCCCCCTGCTCGTCGCCGCCGCCGCCGCCACCTCGCTGGCCTTCACCCAGGCTCCCGCCACCCCTCCGGCCTCCGCGTCCGAGGGGCCGAGCGCGCCCCCCCGTGCCCTCACCGGCACCGCGCCGCCCGAGGCCCAGCTCTCGCCGCCCCCGGACGCGGACAAGGTCGTCATCCCGCCGGGCTACGTGGAAGTCTTCAACCCGGCCTTCCCGGGTGAGCCGCCGCCCGCGCCGCCCCTGGCCCCCGTGGCCTCGCCCGGCCGCGCCTATGGCCTGGACGAGCTCGCGCCGTACTTCGCCAGCGGCCCGCTCCAGCAGGCCAAGGAGGCCTTCGACAAGGGCTTCTACAGCCGGGCCCGGGAGCTGCTCGCCCCCAGCGGCGACGCGCCCCCCGTGCGCTACCTGCGCGCCCTGAGCGCCGTGCGCGGTGGGGACTCGGCGCGCGCCGCCGAGGAGATGCGCGCCCTGGCCCAGGACTACCCGGCGCTGCGCGACCGGTGCCTCACCCACGCGGGCGTGGCCCTGGAGTCGCTCGGCCGTCATGCCGAGGCGGCCCAGGTGCTCGCCGAGGTGCCCGACACCTCGCGCCTGTACGCGGATGCGCGCCTGGCGCTCGGCCGCGTGCTGCGCAAGGCCAAGGACACCGAGGGCGCGCTCGCCGCGCTCGCGCCGCTGGCGGGCCGCACCTCGCCCTCGTGGGGCCGCAACGTCGCCGCCGAGGCCCTGCTGGCCAGCGCGGACCTGGCCGCGGAGAAGAAGGACAAGACGCGCGAGCGCGACTTCCTCTGGCGGCTGTGGGCCGCCCATCCGCTCACGCCCCTGGCCAGGCAGGCCGAGGCGCGGCTCAAGGGCCAACAGCCGCCCCTGGACATGAAGGTGGTGCGGGCCGAGCAGCTCATCGAGCTGCACCGCAACCGCCAGGGCATCGAGCTGCTCGAGCCCCTGCTGCCCGCGCTCAAGATGCCGGACGCGCTCGCGTGCCGGGCCCACTTCGCCTACGGCAAGGCCCAGCGCAAGGAGCGCCAGCACACGCGCGCCATCGCCGCGCTCACCCCCGTGGCCAACACGTGCCAGGACCGCGACCTGTTGCCCCGCGTGCTCTACGTGCTCGGCTCCTCGCGCTCCATCGTGGATCAGGTGAAGGGCCCGGAGACGTACGAGCGGCTGGCGCGCGACTTTCCCGAGCACTCGTTCGCGGATGACGCGCTCTTCTTCGCCGCGGACCTCTACGTGAAGACGGGCCGCCTGGAGCAGGCCTCCGAGCGGCTGCGCACGCTCGCCCAGCTCTACCCGCAGGGTGACTACCTGGGCGAGGCGCTGTTCAAGGACTACTGGATCTCCCGCACGCTCAAGGCCGCGGACGGGGGCCTGCCCACGCTCGAGCGCATCGAGCAGCGCTTCGCCGAGGCGGACGACACCAACGACGTGGAGCGCGCGCGCTACTGGCGCGCGCGGACGCTGCAGGAGCAGGGCAAGAAGGAGCAGGCCGCCATGCTCTTCGAGTCGCTCGCGCTCGAGTTCCCGGCGACCTACTACGGGCTCATCTCGCGCTCGCGCCTGGAGGAGATGGACCCGGTGCGCCTGCGGCTGCTCGTGCCGCAGCTGGACTTCACGAAGCAGGAGCGCCGCGCGCCCTGGCCGCTGCACGCGGGCACGATGGAGAAGGATCCGCACTTCACCGCCGCGGTGGAGCTCTTCCGCCTGGGCTTTCCGGAGGCGGTACCCTCGGAGCTGCTCGCCGTCAACCGGGTGGGCCTGCCCTCGGAGAACCTGCGGCTGCTCGTGCACCTGCTGGCGCTGTCCGGAGACGAGCGCGGGGCGCACGGCGTGGCGCGCATCGCGCTGCGCCGCGAGCTGAGCGGCCCCATCACCCCCCAGACGCGGCCCCTGTGGGAGGTGGCCTACCCCAACGCGTTCCGCGAGCTCATCGAGAAGCACACCAAGGCCGCGGGCGTGGAGCCGGACCTGCTCCAGGCGCTCATGCGCGAGGAGAGCGCGCTGGACCCCAAGGCGCTCTCGTGGGCGGGCGCGCTGGGGCTCACCCAGCTCATGCCCACCACGGCGCAGGCGGTGGCCCGGCAGCTCAAGCTGCGCGTGCCCACCCCGCAGGCCCTGCTGGAGCCGGACCTCAACATCCGCATCGGCGCGGCCTACCTGGGCTCGCTCCTCAAGCGCTTCCCCGGCCAGACGGCGTACGCGGTGGGCAGCTACAACGCGGGGCCCCTGGCCATCGACCGGTGGCGCGCGGACCGGCCCGGCATGCCGCTGGACGCGTGGGTGGAGGAAGTGCCCATCGCGGAGACGCGCGGCTACATCAAGCGGGTGCTGCGCTCGTACAACACCTACCAGCTCCTGTACGCCCAGCCGCCCCAGGCGCCCGCGATCGAGGCGGCGAGCCGGTAG